A stretch of Caenorhabditis elegans chromosome IV DNA encodes these proteins:
- the Y37A1A.2 gene encoding ADP,ATP carrier protein (Confirmed by transcript evidence) translates to MLLQLTPRRHELISVFMMSIGTTFMFLGYDVQSMMAESVLHSVSTKNPDRISEYAGYYGQAIQYISFAFFSLFTATIQYYISSKSMLVLSSVLFTTCYIAYIHVNSYIFYSSQLLLGFAYAMYNSAEGTYLSEHSSRRTIDSNSALETGLGHTSLFFGGVTMLFVFHFVPHTFDGHFLNFDEHVVQVIYFSLMTLTVVSVVLFTFLPTKQFDSIALNTQRVTPSMMAQFKRFGKSFSHLNTSLLIFTYVYMGCMVSFMYGIYPTSLSFTSETASDVYIIALYLLSSGLAAFLSAMFIRPMIKRLHKYKLIVPMAVHCTSMAIVLFLVYCSVPNQATQRPTSDLANLWITPSRYLSMIIGFLLGFADFTITMTRSVICQIAVPDFRAEIFSLTRIYQCVASCVILFISPYLTVTTWIIILIVGLLIGIAAMFAVLCRTHNNTIAAPIEPLEEEKDEKFTEEKTFA, encoded by the exons ATGCTTCTACAATTAACTCCGCGTAGACATGAGCTCATATCAGTATTCATGATGTCAATTGGAACGACATTCATGTTTTTGGGTTATGATGTACAATCTATGATGGCTGAAAGTGTACTTCACTCAGTTAGTACAAAGAATCCTGATAGAATTAGTGAATATGCTGGATATTATGG ccAAGCCATCCAGTATATCTCATTCGCCTTCTTTTCCCTATTCACCGCCACAATTCAATACTACATTTCCTCAAAATCCATGTTGGTTCTATCGTCAGTACTATTTACAACCTGCTATATTGCCTATATTCATGTCAATTCATACATATTCTATTCGTCTCAACTACTACTGGGTTTTGCCTATGcaa TGTACAACAGTGCAGAGGGAACCTATCTCTCGGAGCACTCTTCCCGCCGAACCATCGACTCGAATTCGGCTCTTGAAACCGGATTGGGACATACAAGTCTCTTCTTCGGAGGTGTCACTATGCTTTTTGTATTTCATTTCGTTCCACACACTTTTGACggacactttttgaatttcgatgAGCATGTTGTGCAAGTGATCTACTTTTCATTGATGACCCTGACTGTGGTTTCTGTGGTTTTATTCACGTTTTTGCCAACAAAGCAGTTTGATTCAATTGCATTGAACACTCAAAGAGTTACACCTTCAATGATGGCTCAATTCa aacgtttcGGAAAGTCCTTTTCTCATTTGAACACTTCTCTTCTAATCTTCACATATGTTTACATGGGATGTATGGTATCATTCATGTACGGTATCTACCCAACTTCATTGTCTTTTACATCTGAAACTGCATCTGATGTCTACATTATTGCACTGTACCTTCTGTCGTCTGGATTGGCCGCTTTTTTGA GCGCCATGTTCATCAGGCCGATGATCAAAAGATTGCACAAATACAAGCTTATCGTACCGATGGCGGTTCACTGTACATCCATGGCAATCGTTTTGTTCTTGGTGTACTGTTCGGTGCCAAATCAGGCAACACAACGACCGACTAGTGATCTCGCGAATTTATGGATTACACCAAG ccgTTATCTCTCGATGATCATCGGATTCCTTCTCGGATTCGCTGACTTCACGATTACCATGACAAGATCTGTCATCTGCCAGATTGCTGTTCCAGACTTtcgagctgaaattttcagtctcACGAGAATTTATCAG tgcGTGGCATCTTGTGTAATTCTATTCATCTCTCCATATCTGACAGTTACCACTTGGATAATCATTCTAATTGTCGGACTTTTAATCGGAATTGCTGCAATGTTTGCAGTTTTATGTCGGACACACAACAATACAATCGCTGCACCCATTGAGCCATTGGAAGAGGAAAAGGATGAAAAGTTCACAGAAGAGAAGACTTTCgcttaa